A genomic region of Streptomyces sp. R33 contains the following coding sequences:
- a CDS encoding YccF domain-containing protein, translated as MKTILNIIWLVLSGIWLFLGYCLAGVLLCITIIGIPFGIAAFRIAVYALWPFGYTTVERRDAGAASCIGNVLWLVLAGWWLALSHIVTGIALCVTIIGIPFGIANFKMVPLALLPLGREIVPTDAPFASR; from the coding sequence GTGAAGACCATCCTCAACATCATTTGGCTCGTCCTGAGCGGCATCTGGCTGTTCCTGGGCTACTGCCTCGCGGGCGTGCTCCTGTGCATCACCATCATCGGCATCCCGTTCGGCATCGCGGCCTTCCGCATCGCGGTGTACGCCCTCTGGCCCTTCGGCTACACCACGGTCGAGCGCCGGGACGCGGGCGCGGCGTCCTGCATCGGCAACGTCCTGTGGCTGGTCCTGGCTGGCTGGTGGCTGGCCCTCAGCCACATCGTCACCGGCATCGCCCTGTGCGTCACGATCATCGGCATCCCGTTCGGCATCGCCAACTTCAAGATGGTCCCGCTCGCCCTGCTGCCGCTGGGCCGCGAGATCGTCCCGACCGACGCGCCGTTCGCCTCCCGGTAG
- a CDS encoding glycosyltransferase family 2 protein codes for MYNEEEALPALVSRLRPVLDGTAVTYEVLAVDDGSTDRTSELLEKFRTDWPELRIVRLRGNSGHQAALRAGLHSSVGAYVASIDADLQDPPEKVPEMLDLARSENLDIVYGVRSDRSTDTGFKRRTAAAYYWLMRRMVGKQVPAQAGDFRLLSREAVEALKALPDQQQVYRLLVPWLGFPSGQVTYRRAERVAGETKYPLSKMIRLAVDGITNFSAAPLRLATWLGVISFVTCLVMIAWTLAVFLLGKTVPGWTSLFVGMLFLGGVQLICVGLLGEYIGRIYTAVQRRPTYFIGYDSARDDVGKGPQEPGN; via the coding sequence ATGTACAACGAGGAGGAGGCCCTCCCCGCCCTGGTGAGCCGGCTGCGGCCGGTGCTCGACGGCACAGCGGTCACGTACGAGGTCCTCGCGGTCGACGACGGCAGCACCGACCGGACCTCCGAACTCCTCGAGAAGTTCCGTACGGACTGGCCCGAGCTCCGCATCGTCCGGCTGCGCGGCAATTCCGGCCACCAGGCCGCCCTGCGCGCCGGGCTGCACAGCTCGGTCGGGGCGTACGTGGCCAGCATCGACGCCGATCTCCAGGATCCGCCGGAGAAAGTACCGGAGATGCTGGACCTGGCCCGGTCCGAGAACCTCGACATCGTCTACGGCGTCCGCTCCGACCGCAGCACCGACACCGGCTTCAAGCGCCGTACCGCCGCCGCCTATTACTGGCTGATGCGCCGCATGGTCGGCAAGCAGGTGCCCGCGCAGGCCGGGGACTTCCGGCTGCTCAGCCGCGAGGCCGTGGAGGCCCTCAAGGCCCTGCCCGACCAGCAGCAGGTCTACAGGCTGCTGGTGCCCTGGCTCGGTTTCCCGAGCGGGCAGGTCACGTACCGCCGGGCCGAGCGGGTGGCGGGCGAGACCAAGTACCCGCTGAGCAAGATGATCCGCCTCGCCGTGGACGGCATCACCAACTTCTCGGCCGCCCCGCTGCGGCTCGCGACCTGGCTCGGCGTCATCAGCTTCGTCACCTGCCTCGTGATGATCGCCTGGACGCTGGCGGTGTTCCTGCTCGGCAAGACCGTGCCCGGCTGGACCTCGCTGTTCGTCGGCATGCTCTTCCTCGGCGGTGTGCAGCTGATCTGCGTCGGGCTGCTCGGCGAGTACATCGGCCGGATCTACACCGCCGTACAGCGCCGGCCCACGTACTTCATCGGGTACGACTCGGCGCGCGACGACGTCGGCAAGGGGCCGCAGGAGCCCGGGAACTGA
- a CDS encoding SMI1/KNR4 family protein: MDETEQLLEQVATRAQDAADGQGRPLPAPLDAEEPARAALILGFELPPLLAGLYTRVGDGGFGPECGLLPLKDGVATYRAMRGSGWKWPGGVLPIAHWGCGMYVCVDCSSETAQVLLFDPNLGDPDLAWFMDTPSLADWLRGWLDGTAWYCEDSAAGEEYDLDLAPWAEFRSRV, encoded by the coding sequence ATGGACGAGACCGAGCAGTTGCTGGAGCAAGTCGCCACCCGCGCGCAGGATGCTGCGGACGGGCAGGGCAGGCCCCTGCCGGCGCCGCTGGACGCCGAGGAGCCGGCCCGGGCCGCGCTCATACTCGGCTTCGAGCTGCCGCCGCTGCTCGCCGGGCTCTACACCCGCGTCGGGGACGGCGGGTTCGGCCCGGAGTGCGGGCTGCTGCCCCTGAAGGACGGTGTCGCCACCTACCGGGCGATGCGCGGATCCGGATGGAAATGGCCCGGCGGGGTGCTGCCGATCGCCCACTGGGGCTGCGGCATGTACGTCTGCGTCGACTGCAGCTCGGAGACCGCCCAGGTGCTGCTGTTCGACCCGAACCTGGGGGATCCGGACCTCGCCTGGTTCATGGACACCCCGAGCCTCGCCGACTGGCTGCGCGGCTGGCTCGACGGCACCGCCTGGTACTGCGAGGACTCCGCGGCGGGCGAGGAGTACGACCTGGACCTGGCGCCCTGGGCCGAGTTCAGATCCCGCGTGTGA